A genomic segment from Juglans regia cultivar Chandler chromosome 14, Walnut 2.0, whole genome shotgun sequence encodes:
- the LOC108988690 gene encoding uncharacterized protein LOC108988690: MGIGIIIRDEEGEALVAECDIKNNVVNAAVAESLALRKATDLCSDLNIQKAIFEGDAKEVVEAVLSEEEVVLDFSSIIDDVKFHFRNRTHWFIQFASRKKSTVAHTLAKKALEIGKQLVWIEEVPKFIVGCLLDDTSCNT, from the coding sequence atgggGATTGGTATCATTAtaagagatgaagaaggagaGGCTTTGGTGGCTGAGTGTGATATCAAGAATAATGTTGTAAATGCAGCTGTTGCAGAAAGTTTGGCCTTAAGGAAAGCAACCGATTTGTGCTCAGATCTCAATATTCAAAAAGCTATTTTTGAGGGCGATGCAAAGGAAGTAGTCGAGGCTGTACTGAGTGAGGAAGAAGTTGTACTTGACTTTAGTTCTATCATTGATGATGTTAAGTTTCACTTCAGAAATAGAACACATTGGTTTATTCAATTTGCTAGTAGAAAAAAGAGCACAGTAGCTCATACTTTAGCAAAGAAAGCTTTAGAGATAGGAAAACAACTAGTTTGGATAGAAGAGGTCCCGAAATTCATTGTGGGATGCCTTCTTGATGATACAAGTTGTAACACGTAA